One Betta splendens chromosome 8, fBetSpl5.4, whole genome shotgun sequence DNA segment encodes these proteins:
- the arf2a gene encoding ADP-ribosylation factor 2a: MGNFASLFKGLFGKKEMRILMVGLDAAGKTTILYKLKLGEIVTTIPTIGFNVETVEFKNISFTVWDVGGQDKIRPLWRHYFQNTQGLIFVVDSNDRERIGEAKEELMRMLAEDELRDAVLLVFANKQDLPNAMNAAEITDKLALHSLRHRNWYIQATCATSGDGLYEGLDWLSSQLKNAK, translated from the exons ATGGGGAATTTTGCTAGTCTGTTTAAGGGATTGTTTGGCAAAAAAGAGATGAGGATCCTGATGGTAGGACTGGACGCTGCTGGAAAAACCACTATACTGTACAAGCTCAAACTGGGAGAAATTGTTACCACCATCCCCACCATCG GTTTTAATGTTGAAACTGTGGAGTTCAAGAACATCAGTTTTACTGTGTGGGACGTCGGTGGTCAAGACAAGATCCGGCCACTGTGGAGGCATTACTTTCAAAACACCCAAG GACTTATCTTTGTAGTGGACAGTAATGACAGAGAGCGAATCGGTGAGGCGAAGGAAGAACTGATGCGGATGCTGGCTGAGGATGAGCTGAGGGATGCCGTGCTACTTGTGTTCGCCAACAAACAG GACCTGCCCAACGCTATGAACGCTGCTGAGATTACAGACAAGCTGGCCCTGCACTCGCTGCGTCACCGTAACTGGTATATCCAGGCCACATGCGCCACTAGTGGGGATGGTCTCTATGAGGGTCTGGACTGGCTTTCAAGCCAGCTGAAGAATGCAAAATGA